One Gossypium hirsutum isolate 1008001.06 chromosome A11, Gossypium_hirsutum_v2.1, whole genome shotgun sequence genomic window carries:
- the LOC107954072 gene encoding receptor-like protein 9DC3, protein MRNSMADALANGTRYYQMQGLSFTAKGLELKFEALLTSWMVIDFSDNKFLGEIPKTLGKLHSLIVLNLSHNSLTGSIPSSLGDLLELESLDLSSNKLQGRIPTELSNIGFLEVLNLSQNNLMGPIPQGKQFNTFTNDSYIGNLGLCGLPLSNKCGNDEKTPTKIDGDDDEELDWRFSILMGYGSGLVLGLSLGYIVLTTEKPWWLIRIIERVQQRFAKR, encoded by the coding sequence ATGAGAAATtcaatggctgatgcattagctaatGGAACTCGGTATTATCAGATGCAAGGTTTATCTTTTACAGCAAAAGGGTTGGAATTGAAGTTTGAAGCACTATTAACCAGTTGGATGGTAATTGACTTTTCGGACAATAAATTTTTGGGAGAAATTCCTAAAACACTTGGTAAACTTCATTCACTTATTGTGCTAAACCTCTCCCATAATAGCTTAACAGGTTCTATCCCATCATCATTAGGTGATTTGTTAGAGCTTGAATCATTAGATCTTTCATCAAATAAGCTCCAAGGAAGAATTCCAACAGAATTATCAAATATTGGATTCTTAGAGGTGTTAAACCTTTCTCAAAATAATTTAATGGGACCCATTCCTCAAGGAAAACAAtttaatactttcactaatgattCCTACATAGGAAACTTGGGTTTATGCGGGCTGCCATTATCAAATAAATGTGGTAATGATGAGAAAACTCCAACCAaaattgatggagatgatgatGAAGAATTGGATTGGAGATTTTCTATATTGATGGGATATGGATCTGGGTTGGTGCTGGGACTGAGCTTGGGGTACATTGTACTCACAACTGAAAAACCATGGTGGTTGATTAGGATCATCGAGAGAGTTCAACAAAGATTTGCAAAAAGGTAG
- the LOC107954081 gene encoding uncharacterized protein produces the protein MSFTPPPPSVFAGENYHIWVVKMKTYLQAQDLWNVVENDAEPPPLRANPTISQIRQHTEESTKKHKTLACLQNKVSDVIFTRIMAYNSPKQAWEKLKEEFMGSEKTRQQQLINLRRDFKNLKMKDSETIKQYSDRIMPTVNNIRLLGEDFSESRVVEKVITTLLEKFESKISSLEDLRDLSAISLFELINSLYALEQMRANRQEEHA, from the coding sequence ATGAGTTTTACACCACCTCCACCATCTGTGTTTGCTGGTGAGAATTACCACATTTGGGTGGTCAAGATGAAAACATATCTTCAAGCACAAGATTTATGGAATGTAGTAGAAAATGAtgctgaaccacctccattgaggGCTAATCCCACGATTTCTCAAATAAGGCAGCATACTGAAGAGAGTACTAAGAAGCATAAAACATTGGCTTGTTTGCAAAATAAGGTGTCTGATGTGATCTTTACCAGGATAATGGCCTACAACTCACCTAAGCAAGCATGGGAGAAGTTAAAGGAGGAGTTCATGGGTTCAGAAAAaacaaggcagcaacagttgaTTAATCTCAGGagagattttaaaaatttgaagatgaaagaTTCTGAGACTATAAAGCAGTACTCAGATAGGATCATGCCTACTGTCAACAATATAAGGCTCCTTGGAGAAGACTTCAGTgagagcagagttgttgaaaaggtcaTCACCACTCTTCTTGAGAAGTTCGAGTCAAAGATTTCATCACTTGAGGATTTAAGAGACCTGTCAGCCATCTCACTGTTTGAGCTGATAAACTCATTGTATGCACTTGAGCAAATGAGGGCCAACAGGCAGGAAGAGCATGCTTAA